In one Corynebacterium bovis DSM 20582 = CIP 54.80 genomic region, the following are encoded:
- a CDS encoding glycosyltransferase codes for MTETPDTSRGPARRHHAPTSRNIVFLLSGSRGDIQPAACLALELRERGHHIAVLCTPNMVDFVRSMGIPDARPAGVNISEMTDRARRILGEGHPVKVLRFGLSFLRHATVDLDRDITDAMFPGGRPLDDPAAGPVGAPDLIVANPMCQRQGLNVSERLGVPLVVLRYAPVSENSTIGWIDPLTRHLPGPARRWSWVVRAWVDFLFNGVWEHRFRRSVGLPRTLRTVPRRLADRRVPQLQLCDPVVVPEIAREWEGTDRIFTGYLDVPPSVRAAMGEAMPDDADLAAWLAAGDPPLFVTFGSMPVPDPDLVRRQVLDACRGRGVRVLFSLGGGAGRGAGDDADVFEVGAVDQSALLPRCAAAVHHGGAGTTAASLRAGVPTMIYAFGFEQPFWAARVAELSVGTGGSFSGLDAATFRADLDRALAPETVRRAAEVARAMVSPADAVRRSADIVEAQLTL; via the coding sequence ATGACCGAGACCCCCGACACCTCCCGCGGACCCGCCCGGCGCCACCACGCGCCGACGAGCCGGAACATCGTCTTCCTCCTCTCCGGCAGCCGGGGCGACATCCAGCCCGCGGCGTGCCTCGCGCTCGAACTCCGGGAGCGCGGCCACCACATCGCCGTGCTGTGCACCCCGAACATGGTGGACTTCGTCCGCTCGATGGGGATCCCCGACGCCCGCCCCGCCGGCGTGAACATCTCCGAGATGACCGACCGGGCGCGCCGCATCCTCGGCGAGGGCCACCCCGTGAAGGTGCTGCGCTTCGGGCTGAGTTTCCTCCGCCACGCGACCGTCGACCTCGACCGGGACATCACGGACGCGATGTTCCCCGGCGGGCGGCCCCTCGACGACCCGGCGGCGGGGCCCGTCGGCGCGCCGGACCTCATCGTCGCGAACCCGATGTGCCAGCGGCAGGGGCTCAACGTGTCCGAACGGCTCGGCGTGCCGCTCGTCGTGCTGCGCTACGCGCCCGTCTCGGAGAACAGCACGATCGGGTGGATCGACCCGCTGACCCGGCACCTCCCGGGCCCGGCCCGGCGCTGGTCGTGGGTCGTCCGCGCGTGGGTGGACTTCCTGTTCAACGGCGTGTGGGAGCACCGTTTCCGTAGGTCGGTGGGGTTGCCGAGGACGCTGCGGACCGTGCCCCGGCGGCTCGCCGACCGGCGGGTGCCGCAGCTGCAGCTGTGCGACCCGGTCGTCGTGCCGGAGATCGCCCGCGAGTGGGAGGGCACCGACCGGATCTTCACCGGGTACCTCGACGTCCCGCCGTCGGTGCGCGCCGCGATGGGCGAGGCCATGCCCGACGACGCCGACCTCGCCGCGTGGCTCGCCGCCGGCGACCCGCCGCTGTTCGTGACCTTCGGGTCCATGCCCGTGCCGGACCCGGACCTCGTGCGCCGGCAGGTGCTCGACGCGTGCCGCGGGCGCGGGGTGCGCGTGCTGTTCAGCCTCGGCGGGGGCGCGGGTCGCGGCGCGGGTGACGACGCGGACGTCTTCGAGGTCGGCGCCGTCGACCAGTCCGCGCTCCTCCCGCGGTGCGCCGCGGCCGTCCACCACGGCGGCGCGGGGACGACCGCCGCGAGCCTCCGCGCAGGCGTGCCCACGATGATCTACGCGTTCGGGTTCGAGCAGCCGTTCTGGGCCGCCCGGGTCGCTGAGCTGAGCGTCGGCACGGGTGGCTCGTTCTCGGGTCTCGACGCCGCCACCTTCCGGGCGGACCTCGACC